TCAAGCGCCAGTCCATCCCCGCACTCAGCCTGATGCTTGTTTCATGGGCAACCGACGCCCTGGACGGCTACCTTGCCCGCCGTCTGAATCAGGTCTCTGACCTGGGCCGAGTGCTCGACCATTTGGTTGACAAAATTTGGGTAGGTTCAGTGCTCGTCACCCTGGTGTACCTATCAGGTCTGCCGATTTACATTGCCGCGGCGGCTATCCTTCGCGACATGCTTATTTTGGCCGGCAGCCTTGTCATTATGAAAACCCGCGGCTCGCTGGTCTCGTCTGATGTACTCGGTAAGATTACCGGCTGTGCATTCGCACTGCTCATGGTGTACTACATACTGGTCCCTGCCGAAGGGAACTCCTCGGCACCAACGCACCTTGCCTACCTGCGAACGTACAAGCCTTACGTGGACTACACCGTTGCGGTTCTGATCGTCGTATCCTTCCTGAACTACCTTGCCGTGTACCTGAAAAAGATGGGCAAGTTTCGACTGCCCGGCGAGAATAACCATAGCACGAAACCTGGGGATTAGCGTCCTCCGGCGCCCAGTATCTGGAATCCGGTACTCTTTTCCTGCTCCCTTGTTCTATTTCCTTGACCGTTGCAAGAAGAAACAATGCTCTCGGTCGGAGATTCCGACTGGCCCGGTATGCCGGCCGAGTGACACCTGGTTGCTTACGAGCTGACTTCAAGGCTCAAGCCCAAGCTGAACCAGAAACTGATCCGACATGTGACAAACCGGCTCACAAGTCGCATGAGCTCGTGCCTGAGCCGACAGGTGTGAACCAGATTGAGTTGCCTTGTCAGACAGGCTGTGAGCCGTGCTGTGACGGACTATTTCAAGCCCCAGCTTATCAACTACTTAAGAAACCGCCTGAAACGCTGGCTCAGCCCTGAACTCAAGCGTTGACTAACCTCGCGTCTCAGCCTTGGTTTCAGAATCCGACTCAAATAGGGAGTCACTCCCTAGGTCACCGGGTAACCCCCTATCCCTGTGCTTGTCTCCGCATTGCACAGTACTTGCAGTGTTATATCATTCTGTGTGCCAATCACTTGTGCAAAGGTCTTTTCTCCCTTGTCCACGATGCGCCATGGCAGATGTTCGCTCAGAACTGAATGAACGTCCTGCATCGATTGATTTCATTGTCAAATGCAGCACAAACTCACCAGTGTTGTGCTGAGCGTTGAGACCGGGCTGACAGAATAAGAACCAAGTCCGGGAAAGGGAAGCAGCGCGCCGGAATGACAAAAAGACCCATAGCACCTGTGACGAGCGATTACAGTTGTAATCAGGCTAAGGTTCTACGACAGTCAGAAGTTTGTCAGGCGCTACATTCTTGAATGTGACAACCCGGCTCGGACCGAAGCGAACTTGAACCAGAACCGGACGGCTGTCCTTGCCCAGACCGAAGTGCTGGACAAGTGAG
This genomic interval from candidate division WOR-3 bacterium contains the following:
- a CDS encoding CDP-alcohol phosphatidyltransferase family protein — translated: MRTDSETNPGLTEPALSESPSLRRLITIPNLLSLSRIFLLPLTLLLLIKRQSIPALSLMLVSWATDALDGYLARRLNQVSDLGRVLDHLVDKIWVGSVLVTLVYLSGLPIYIAAAAILRDMLILAGSLVIMKTRGSLVSSDVLGKITGCAFALLMVYYILVPAEGNSSAPTHLAYLRTYKPYVDYTVAVLIVVSFLNYLAVYLKKMGKFRLPGENNHSTKPGD